The segment ACGGGCCTCCAATAACAAATACTAAGTTTTTTAATCCGCTGTTCATTTTTTTCTGAAGAAACTGCGAAAAACCTACCGAGCTAAATTGTTTCCCGTTTTCATCTAAAAGAATAAGCGTATCTGCGTTTTGGAGCCGTTTTAAAATTGCTTCGCCTTCGGCTTGTTTCTGTAAGGTTTCAGAAAGGTTTTTAACGTTTTTAATATCAGGAATGAGTTCAAAAGAAAACGGGACGTAGTGTTTTAACCGCTTTGAATATGCTGCGATTAAAGTTTGTAGGTTTTTATCATCGGTCTTCCCTATGACCAACAAGGTAATTTTCATGAGTATTTATCCTTTTTTGTAAGTAAC is part of the Marixanthomonas ophiurae genome and harbors:
- the rlmH gene encoding 23S rRNA (pseudouridine(1915)-N(3))-methyltransferase RlmH — encoded protein: MKITLLVIGKTDDKNLQTLIAAYSKRLKHYVPFSFELIPDIKNVKNLSETLQKQAEGEAILKRLQNADTLILLDENGKQFSSVGFSQFLQKKMNSGLKNLVFVIGGPYGFSDEIYERANGKISLSKMTFSHQMVRVFFIEQLYRGYTILKNEPYHHR